In a genomic window of Acidimicrobiia bacterium:
- a CDS encoding 30S ribosomal protein S15 has product MSEQIDKQKSGIIAEHRLHDTDTGSPEVQIAILTKRINHLNEHLQKHKKDHHSRRGLLMLVGQRRRLLDYVRKNDVERYRSIITKMGLRR; this is encoded by the coding sequence ATGTCTGAGCAGATCGACAAGCAGAAGTCCGGGATCATTGCGGAGCATCGCCTCCACGACACCGACACCGGCTCGCCCGAGGTGCAGATTGCGATCCTCACGAAGCGGATCAACCACCTCAACGAGCATCTGCAAAAGCACAAGAAGGACCACCACAGCCGGCGCGGCCTGCTGATGCTGGTGGGACAACGTCGTCGCCTGCTCGACTATGTGCGCAAGAATGATGTGGAGCGATACCGCTCGATCATCACGAAGATGGGGTTGCGGCGCTAA
- a CDS encoding alpha/beta hydrolase: MDEGWDPIVVRVEDHQPAPGGRPVIRHLAPATDPIIGPGLKVDEEVDVTLPRLARHQITLPDGHTVGVAVCGRGVPLVVVHGFSAEGILYAQTLSRLVDLGFKVIAVDAAGHGGTLGLPTGAATMTSYAELLGRVLDHLGVAEAVLVGHSMGGRLVTELAAMEPSRAIAVVLLDAIVGDTWDRMVNLFRVFPPLLGVVGATLVVDTVSTLPWFGDPRQALKLGHLVIPTIRGHLRRPWRLLGPSASILRSRGSRWMLETLGEEKIPVFVIHGTRDFAVPLATAKDAARRTRGDLVVVKGGSHSWLLKDPETLPAIVHELMRGRLGTAVLNAQLRHGIDPVDASDDEVEAALYEPNALVLDLTPRQRVHDTQDLHRAPRFAWTCLPARSADG, from the coding sequence ATGGATGAGGGCTGGGATCCGATCGTGGTGCGGGTAGAGGACCACCAACCCGCCCCGGGGGGCCGCCCGGTGATACGCCACCTGGCGCCGGCCACTGATCCGATTATCGGACCCGGGTTGAAGGTGGACGAAGAAGTTGATGTCACCCTGCCGCGCCTGGCGCGCCATCAGATCACCTTGCCCGATGGCCACACCGTGGGGGTGGCGGTGTGCGGACGAGGCGTCCCGCTCGTGGTGGTGCACGGCTTCTCCGCCGAAGGGATCCTCTACGCCCAGACGCTGTCTCGGCTGGTCGACCTCGGGTTCAAGGTGATCGCCGTGGATGCCGCCGGTCATGGTGGCACCCTCGGCCTCCCCACCGGCGCGGCGACCATGACGAGCTACGCCGAGTTGCTCGGTCGGGTGCTCGACCACCTGGGCGTGGCTGAAGCGGTCCTGGTGGGACACTCCATGGGCGGTCGTCTGGTGACCGAGTTGGCCGCCATGGAGCCGTCCCGGGCGATCGCGGTGGTCCTGCTCGATGCGATTGTGGGTGATACCTGGGATCGGATGGTCAACCTGTTCCGGGTGTTCCCGCCACTTCTCGGGGTGGTGGGCGCCACGTTGGTGGTGGATACGGTCTCCACGCTGCCGTGGTTCGGCGACCCTCGCCAGGCCCTCAAGCTCGGCCATCTCGTGATCCCGACCATCCGGGGGCACCTCCGGCGGCCGTGGCGTTTGTTGGGGCCGTCGGCCTCCATCCTGCGTAGCCGCGGGAGTAGGTGGATGCTCGAAACCCTGGGGGAGGAGAAGATCCCGGTATTCGTTATCCATGGCACTCGCGATTTTGCCGTCCCGCTCGCCACGGCCAAAGACGCAGCGCGGCGAACTCGAGGAGACCTTGTGGTGGTGAAGGGCGGTTCGCACTCCTGGCTCCTCAAAGACCCCGAAACCCTGCCCGCCATCGTGCATGAACTGATGCGGGGACGCCTTGGCACCGCCGTGCTCAACGCCCAACTCCGGCACGGGATCGATCCGGTCGATGCCAGCGACGACGAGGTGGAAGCGGCCCTCTACGAGCCCAACGCGCTCGTTCTCGATCTCACGCCCCGTCAGCGGGTCCACGATACCCAGGACCTCCATCGGGCCCCTCGGTTCGCCTGGACGTGCCTCCCCGCCCGGTCGGCCGACGGCTGA
- a CDS encoding insulinase family protein — protein MTGPLDPGVEHTELPNGLRIVTESMPEARSVTLGAWIRVGGRDEPDALAGASHFLEHLLFKGTEQRSARAIAEAIDSVGGEMNAFTAREYTAYYTRLPHRQVRLGIGILGDVLRAPALRELDVDAERQVIVEEILMNLDAPEDRAHGLLSRALFGSHPLGREVLGERSTVEALTRDDIAAFFERWYRPASMVVAAAGRLDHAEVVAAVAERLGEGVGGEQPDRTPPPAFPGAVELIHDDTEQAHLCLGWRSLASNDPDRWAMAVANHILGGGMASRLFQEIREERGLAYSVYSHASAFADAGYLTIYLGTAPPRAREALGVVDDVVAAIVAEGVTEAERAIAIGYLEGSMLLGLEDSGGRMGRIGQSLMQEHHITTIDEHVERFRAVTTSDVSRVLQQVFSGPRALAAVGPFEVGQLVD, from the coding sequence ATGACGGGCCCGCTCGATCCAGGGGTAGAGCACACCGAGTTACCGAACGGTCTCCGCATCGTCACTGAGTCGATGCCGGAGGCTCGTTCGGTCACCCTCGGGGCCTGGATTCGCGTCGGCGGACGCGACGAGCCCGATGCGCTGGCTGGTGCCTCCCATTTTTTGGAGCACCTGTTGTTCAAGGGCACCGAACAGCGGTCGGCGCGCGCGATTGCCGAGGCCATCGACAGTGTCGGGGGGGAGATGAACGCGTTCACGGCTCGCGAATACACCGCGTATTACACCCGACTGCCGCACCGCCAGGTCAGGTTGGGGATTGGCATTCTCGGTGATGTGCTGCGGGCACCGGCCTTGCGTGAGCTCGACGTGGATGCCGAACGGCAGGTGATCGTCGAGGAGATTCTGATGAACCTCGACGCTCCCGAGGATCGGGCCCATGGCCTGTTGTCGCGGGCCTTGTTCGGCAGTCACCCCCTCGGCCGTGAGGTGCTGGGGGAGCGGAGCACCGTCGAAGCTCTCACCCGCGATGACATCGCCGCCTTTTTCGAGCGCTGGTATCGGCCCGCCAGCATGGTGGTGGCCGCGGCCGGTCGTCTCGATCACGCCGAAGTGGTGGCGGCGGTGGCGGAGCGCCTGGGCGAGGGCGTGGGGGGAGAACAGCCCGATCGCACGCCACCCCCGGCCTTCCCTGGCGCGGTGGAGCTGATTCACGACGACACCGAGCAAGCGCATCTGTGTTTGGGCTGGCGGAGCTTGGCGAGCAACGATCCGGATCGGTGGGCGATGGCGGTGGCCAACCACATCCTTGGTGGGGGAATGGCCAGCCGACTCTTCCAGGAGATCCGAGAGGAGCGAGGCCTGGCGTATTCTGTGTACTCACACGCCAGTGCTTTCGCGGACGCGGGTTATCTCACGATCTATCTGGGCACGGCCCCGCCGCGGGCCCGCGAGGCCCTTGGGGTAGTGGACGATGTGGTGGCCGCGATCGTGGCCGAGGGTGTTACCGAGGCAGAGCGGGCGATCGCCATCGGGTATCTCGAAGGCTCGATGCTGCTGGGCCTAGAGGACAGCGGTGGACGCATGGGTCGTATCGGTCAGAGCCTGATGCAGGAACATCACATCACCACCATCGACGAGCATGTGGAGCGTTTCCGGGCCGTCACCACCTCTGATGTATCGAGGGTGCTGCAGCAGGTATTCAGCGGTCCGCGAGCGCTGGCGGCAGTGGGACCGTTCGAAGTCGGACAGTTGGTGGACTGA
- a CDS encoding polyribonucleotide nucleotidyltransferase — translation MADAIIVTAPISGTDKTLSFETGKLAFQSQGAVVAKIAGTEALVTANAAKNVREGMDFFPLTVDVEERMYAAGRIPGSFFRREGRPTDAAILACRLIDRPLRPSFADGFRNETQVVVTVMGSDKENPYDVLAINGASAALSISGIPFHGPIGAVRIAFSTDGTWIPHPTFQEVEESTFELIVAGRGVGDDVAIMMVEAGGTEKAWDHYEAGAPKVTEEVIADGLTACKVWIKESIDLQAQLVELVKAGRGITPLEFTPVLDYQDDVKTKVEALVGDALAQAGTIAAKAERNAATDAAIATAIAEMSGDFAGRTKEIKEAARSIQKAAIRSRTVNEGIRIDGRGPSDLRLVTSEVGVLGQAHGSGLFQRGETQVLSVLSLGMPKMDQLLDNLGDKPRKRYMHHYNMPPHANGETGRVGSPKRREIGHGLLAERALLPVVPSIDEWAYALRVVSEVLSSNGSTSMGSVCGSTLALMDGGVPIKAAVAGIAMGLIYEDGKYTTLTDILGTEDAFGDMDFKVAGTSEFVTALQLDTKIDGLPADVLAQALQQAKEARLAILEVMQKAIAEPRSEVGETAPKVVSFEIPIDKIGEVIGPKGKVINAIQAETGADISVDDDGMVGTVTIGSPEKFRLEEAERQIKLILNPPTADVGAVYPGRVVNITKFGAFVNILPGRDGLLHISKIGGGKRIDRVEDVFSLGDEVEVKVDDVDPNGKVSLSLAGAVEIPDSAVSSGGGDRGRDRAPREDRAPRAESSPAPASDTVSFEDSFESEAREQFGDLGPAAAPDGGGRGGERRGRSGGGGRR, via the coding sequence ATGGCTGACGCCATCATCGTTACGGCGCCTATCAGTGGCACCGACAAGACCCTTTCGTTCGAGACGGGCAAGCTGGCCTTCCAGAGCCAGGGGGCTGTGGTGGCCAAGATCGCGGGCACCGAAGCACTCGTCACGGCCAACGCGGCCAAGAACGTGCGCGAGGGAATGGACTTTTTCCCGCTCACCGTCGACGTGGAAGAGCGGATGTACGCCGCCGGGCGTATCCCCGGCAGCTTTTTCCGCCGGGAGGGCCGTCCTACCGACGCCGCCATTCTGGCCTGCCGCTTGATCGACCGGCCGCTGCGGCCGTCCTTCGCTGACGGGTTCCGCAACGAGACCCAGGTCGTGGTCACGGTCATGGGCTCGGACAAGGAGAACCCCTACGACGTGCTCGCCATCAATGGCGCTTCGGCCGCCCTGTCGATCTCGGGCATCCCGTTCCACGGTCCCATCGGTGCCGTGCGGATCGCCTTCAGCACCGACGGGACCTGGATCCCGCACCCCACCTTCCAAGAGGTGGAGGAGAGCACCTTCGAATTGATCGTCGCCGGACGCGGCGTGGGTGACGACGTGGCCATCATGATGGTGGAGGCTGGCGGCACCGAGAAGGCGTGGGACCACTACGAAGCCGGCGCCCCCAAGGTCACCGAAGAGGTCATCGCCGATGGTCTCACGGCTTGCAAGGTTTGGATCAAAGAGTCCATAGACCTGCAGGCCCAGTTGGTAGAACTCGTGAAGGCCGGTCGGGGTATCACCCCGCTCGAATTCACCCCCGTCCTCGACTACCAAGACGACGTAAAAACCAAGGTTGAAGCCCTGGTGGGCGATGCCTTGGCCCAGGCAGGGACCATCGCCGCCAAGGCGGAGCGCAACGCCGCCACTGACGCCGCCATTGCCACCGCTATCGCCGAGATGAGCGGGGACTTCGCCGGTCGCACCAAGGAGATCAAGGAGGCCGCCCGCAGTATTCAGAAGGCGGCCATCCGATCCCGCACGGTGAACGAAGGCATTCGGATCGACGGTCGTGGGCCGTCTGATCTCCGTCTGGTCACCTCTGAGGTGGGCGTCCTCGGACAGGCCCACGGTTCGGGCCTGTTCCAGCGGGGCGAGACCCAGGTGCTCAGCGTCTTGTCCCTCGGTATGCCGAAGATGGACCAGTTGCTCGACAACCTCGGTGACAAGCCCCGCAAGCGCTACATGCACCACTACAACATGCCGCCCCACGCCAACGGCGAGACGGGTCGGGTGGGGAGTCCGAAGCGCCGTGAGATCGGCCATGGCCTTCTCGCCGAGCGAGCCCTGCTGCCGGTGGTTCCCTCCATCGACGAGTGGGCCTATGCGCTGCGGGTCGTGTCGGAGGTGCTGAGTTCCAATGGTTCCACCTCCATGGGTTCAGTTTGCGGCTCCACTTTGGCGCTCATGGACGGCGGCGTGCCGATCAAGGCAGCCGTGGCCGGCATCGCGATGGGCCTCATCTACGAAGACGGCAAGTACACCACCCTCACCGACATCCTCGGCACCGAGGACGCCTTCGGCGACATGGACTTCAAGGTGGCCGGTACCAGCGAGTTCGTCACCGCGCTGCAACTTGATACCAAGATCGACGGCCTCCCCGCCGACGTCTTGGCCCAGGCGCTCCAGCAGGCCAAAGAGGCTCGTCTGGCCATCCTTGAGGTCATGCAGAAGGCCATTGCCGAGCCCCGCTCTGAGGTGGGAGAGACCGCCCCCAAGGTCGTCAGCTTCGAGATCCCGATCGACAAGATCGGCGAGGTCATCGGTCCGAAGGGCAAGGTCATCAACGCCATTCAGGCCGAAACCGGTGCCGACATCTCCGTGGACGACGACGGCATGGTGGGCACTGTCACCATCGGATCTCCCGAGAAGTTCCGGCTGGAAGAGGCCGAGCGGCAGATCAAGCTCATCCTCAACCCGCCCACTGCGGATGTGGGGGCGGTCTACCCGGGCCGGGTGGTGAACATCACCAAGTTCGGTGCGTTCGTGAACATCCTTCCGGGGCGCGATGGCCTGCTGCACATCTCCAAGATTGGTGGCGGCAAGCGCATCGATCGGGTGGAGGATGTCTTCAGTCTCGGTGACGAGGTGGAGGTGAAGGTCGACGATGTCGACCCGAATGGCAAGGTCTCCTTGAGCCTCGCCGGTGCCGTTGAGATCCCCGACAGCGCAGTATCCAGCGGGGGTGGTGATCGTGGTCGTGACCGGGCCCCCCGTGAGGACCGGGCCCCTCGCGCCGAGTCCTCCCCGGCGCCGGCCAGCGACACGGTGTCTTTTGAGGATTCCTTCGAGTCCGAAGCCCGTGAGCAGTTCGGCGATCTCGGCCCGGCGGCGGCGCCTGACGGTGGCGGTCGGGGCGGCGAGCGTCGTGGTCGCAGCGGTGGCGGCGGTCGTCGCTAG
- a CDS encoding bifunctional riboflavin kinase/FAD synthetase — protein MEVLHDVGSCPRPAKGSVVTIGAYDGVHLGHQAVIAEVRRQAAAGGYDSAVVTFDRHPASVVRPESAPRLLTDLDQKLELLAATGIDRCLVVTFDEARSKEPAGVFATEVLVECLAAVAVIVGEDFHFGYQRQGNVELLRALGARQHFKVEGMALVDASGSPAADGDKASSTAIRHALVEGDLERAQVMLGRPYEVRGIVAHGDERGRELGFPTANVSVSGDILLPADGIYAGWYERPDGSVHPTAISLGRRPTFYAEAHASLLEAHLLDFTGDLYDEPAKVRFVARLRGEERYGTVEALVEQIQQDCHDARARLR, from the coding sequence ATGGAGGTACTGCACGACGTGGGGTCCTGTCCGCGCCCCGCCAAGGGCAGCGTGGTGACTATCGGCGCGTACGACGGCGTGCACCTTGGGCACCAGGCGGTGATTGCCGAGGTTCGACGGCAGGCGGCGGCGGGCGGCTACGACAGTGCCGTGGTCACCTTCGACCGCCATCCGGCTTCGGTCGTTCGTCCGGAGTCGGCCCCTCGACTACTCACGGACCTCGATCAGAAGCTTGAGCTTCTCGCCGCCACGGGTATCGACCGTTGCCTCGTGGTCACCTTCGACGAGGCGCGCTCCAAGGAGCCCGCCGGAGTTTTCGCCACCGAGGTGTTGGTGGAATGCCTGGCGGCCGTGGCGGTGATCGTGGGGGAGGACTTCCATTTCGGGTACCAGCGACAAGGCAACGTGGAACTCTTGCGGGCCCTGGGGGCGCGCCAGCACTTCAAGGTGGAGGGCATGGCGTTGGTCGATGCTTCCGGCTCCCCGGCTGCCGATGGCGATAAGGCGTCCTCTACCGCCATCCGACACGCGCTGGTAGAAGGTGATTTAGAGCGGGCGCAGGTGATGTTGGGCCGCCCCTATGAGGTGCGTGGGATCGTGGCCCATGGCGATGAACGCGGTCGGGAACTCGGGTTTCCCACCGCCAACGTCTCGGTATCAGGCGACATCCTCTTGCCTGCCGATGGCATCTACGCCGGGTGGTACGAGCGCCCCGACGGCTCGGTGCACCCCACCGCCATCTCTCTGGGTCGCCGTCCGACCTTCTATGCCGAGGCCCATGCCAGTCTGTTGGAGGCCCACCTCCTGGATTTCACCGGCGATCTGTACGACGAGCCAGCCAAGGTGCGTTTCGTGGCGCGGCTGCGCGGCGAAGAGCGCTACGGCACCGTCGAGGCCCTTGTGGAGCAGATCCAACAAGACTGCCACGACGCGCGTGCTCGGCTGAGGTGA